A single genomic interval of Coccidioides posadasii str. Silveira chromosome 1, complete sequence harbors:
- a CDS encoding uncharacterized protein (EggNog:ENOG410PZQC~COG:S~BUSCO:16368at33183): MAKGARSSVKKRNKANLRAKVFGPVADQRTERLSAKLQELASKTSVKDTDMADADFNLIEKLDHASTNMDIDENSGGSKPESSGTGRIQKRVRRKTRPSITFKPHPGKVKRSSKKK; the protein is encoded by the exons ATGGCAAAAGGCGCTCGGTCAAGCGTTAAAAAGCGTAATAAGGCAAACCTACGAGCCAAAGTGTTTGGGCCTGTTGCGGACCAAAGAACAGAAAGACTTTCGGCGAAGCTTCAAGAATTGGCCTCCAAGACTTCTGTGAAGGATACAGATATGGCAGATGCAGATTTTAATCTGATCG AAAAGCTAGATCACGCTTCAACTA ATATGGACATTGATGAGAATTCTGGTGGTTCCAAGCCAGAGTCCAGTGGTACGGGCCGAATCCAAAAAAGAGTCCGCAGAAAGACACGGCCTTCAATTACGTTTAAACCACACCCTGGCAAGGTGAAGAGGTCGTCTAAAAAGAAATGA